One genomic window of Punica granatum isolate Tunisia-2019 chromosome 1, ASM765513v2, whole genome shotgun sequence includes the following:
- the LOC116211094 gene encoding probable serine/threonine-protein kinase PIX13, whose protein sequence is MDSSLMMQKNDAYFSLRRGREMGICWGSPDFPTPSSRPAFDHGKDLTLSSTTSGAASSAAVSNNASSAAVSNNAFSAAVSDNSRSPVAARELKVFEYGELKALTKNFAHAHFDCTDRVYRGWLDEKKSEIAVHLLELPSRPTRMQSSIMVAKIQLFGSVSHPNLAPLLGHCLNHREMLLVYESSENSTSLEDHLFKCPSGPQAEGKDAPPPLSWDRRLQIAVEAAQALDFLHLMDIVFLTYFQASSVLLDKSYGVKILAFNFLITNSKATRRRAMNIVEFNERMEAGFPANI, encoded by the exons ATGGATTCCAGTCTTATGATGCAGAAGAATGACGCCTACTTCTCATTGAGACGAGGTAGAGAGATGGGAATCTGCTGGGGCTCTCCTGATTTCCCTACTCCAAGCTCCCGCCCGGCTTTTGATCACG GAAAGGATCTGACCCTGAGCAGCACAACCAGCGGGGCAGCATCCTCTGCTGCTGTCTCTAATAATGCATCCTCTGCTGCTGTCTCTAATAATGCATTCTCTGCTGCTGTCTCCGATAACTCCCGGTCTCCTGTGGCTGCCCGTGAGCTGAAAGTTTTCGAGTATGGGGAGCTCAAGGCTTTGACCAAGAATTTCGCGCATGCACATTTTGATTGCACGGACAGAGTCTACCGGGGCTGGCTCGATGAGAAGAAGTCAGAGATAGCTGTCCATTTGTTGGAGTTGCCTAGCAGGCCCACTCGGATGCAGAGCTCG ATAATGGTGGCAAAGATTCAACTGTTTGGTAGCGTATCTCATCCCAACCTTGCCCCGTTATTGGGGCACTGCCTGAATCATAGAGAAATGCTCCTTGTTTATGAGTCTTCAGAAAATTCCACCAGTTTGGAAGATCACCTGTTTAAAT GTCCGTCTGGTCCGCAAGCGGAGGGAAAAGATGCACCCCCGCCACTTTCGTGGGACAGAAGACTTCAGATAGCGGTGGAAGCAGCTCAAGCCCTAGATTTCTTGCATCTGATGGATATTGTGTTTCTGACATACTTTCAGGCCTCTTCTGTACTTCTTGATAAG TCTTATGGGGTCAAGATCCTTGCCTTTAACTTCCTCATCACCAATTCAAAAGCCACTCGACGGAGAGCGATGAACATTGTAGAGTTCAATGAAAGGATGGAAGCAGGTTTTCCTGCGAACATTTAA
- the LOC116193317 gene encoding uncharacterized protein LOC116193317, with protein sequence MTIPPAKGEIGGGAQFLSPTLKLVCLSGNTCRRKEQAYWKSPPSGWLKANVDGSSLRNPEKAGAGGLIKDEGGDWVVLFSAYVSFETAFQVELYGIKHGLSLVLDYVVGIEVEGIITESDSLTAVDMINGWKDHPNYLGRSPKIQSARHCLRRLRNFSNELRVSANSDFNIHSERQITPRIFWQRSKRSFHGNWKRSWPLIDMWRGFISIALVAIVRASHFGS encoded by the exons ATGACGATTCCACCTGCAAAAGGGGAGATCGGGGGTGGTGCCCAATTTCTTTCTCCAACACTCAA GTTGGTCTGCCTTTCGGGAAATACCTGCCGCAGGAAGGAGCAAGCGTACTGGAAATCTCCACCGTCTGGCTGGTTGAAAGCAAACGTGGACGGTAGTTCGTTGAGGAATCCAGAAAAGGCTGGAGCAGGAGGACTTATAAAAGATGAGGGAGGCGACTGGGTGGTCCTTTTCTCAGCCTACGTCAGCTTCGAGACAGCCTTCCAAGTGGAGCTGTATGGGATCAAGCACGGACTGAGCCTCGTGCTCGACTACGTAGTAGGAATCGAAGTCGAAGGCATCATCACTGAGTCAGATTCATTGACAGCAGTTGACATGATTAATGGATGGAAGGATCATCCTAATTACTTAGGAAGATCCCCGAAGATCCAGAGTGCGAGGCACTGCTTGAGAAGATTAAGAAACTTCTCGAATGAGTTGAGAGTATCTGCAAACTCCGACTTCAACATACATTCCGAGAGGCAAATCACTCCGCGGATATTCTGGCAAAGATCCAAAAGGAGCTTCCACGGGAACTGGAAACGCAGCTGGCCCCTGATTGATATGTGGAGGGGCTTCATCAGCATTGCCCTTGTTGCCATCGTCAGAGCTTCCCATTTTGGGTCGTAG
- the LOC116195397 gene encoding probable serine/threonine-protein kinase PIX13 isoform X1: protein MGICWGSPDFPTPSFRRSFPNGIDLTISSTSDTASSAVASSRNTSDAVVETPDVLNSPFHDEELRVFKFTELKAATDSFSHSLGESRFDGKDMIYWGWLHAGRVGPEREIAVNILEFPTKPSRLQRKIMRAKVKSYGCRSHANLARLVGYCLNGRKLFLVYKSEHHYFSLEDYLYRSSSDVADKRKAALPPLPWYRRIQVAVEAAAGLAYLHQMGHTFLPYFQASYILLDKLYAVKIAPFNLFASNSSRAGRTMSKNSIGAEPIIDIEIEDEAATVSRRKQDVYDFGVVLLEILTGLALGRNRWSPEYSSRIAWIRKRVLERENLVTLMDSNMGSYPHDDAFQVAQMAVRCLEQDPQDRPKMPQVERTLRQIKIEEISFAIITDRVNSMPSDLQEGIIVE, encoded by the exons ATGGGAATCTGTTGGGGTTCTCCCGATTTCCCGACTCCGAGCTTCCGCCGTAGCTTTCCCAATG GAATTGATCTGACAATAAGCAGCACAAGCGACACTGCATCTTCGGCAGTTGCTAGCAGCAGGAATACCTCGGACGCTGTTGTGGAGACCCCTGACGTGCTTAACTCGCCTTTTCACGACGAGGAATTAAGGGTCTTCAAATTCACAGAGCTGAAGGCTGCTACGGACAGTTTTTCGCATTCACTTGGTGAGTCCCGTTTCGATGGAAAGGACATGATTTACTGGGGATGGCTCCATGCAGGAAGAGTGGGACCGGAGCGCGAGATAGCCGTCAACATACTAGAGTTCCCGACAAAGCCAAGTAGGCTGCAGCGTAAA ATAATGCGAGCCAAGGTCAAATCCTATGGCTGTCGATCTCACGCCAACCTCGCCCGACTGGTGGGGTACTGCTTGAACGGCAGAAAATTGTTCCTTGTGTACAAGTCTGAGCATCATTACTTCAGCTTGGAAGATTACCTATATAGAA GTTCATCTGATGTAGCGGACAAGAGAAAAGCAGCACTTCCACCACTTCCATGGTACCGAAGAATTCAGGTAGCTGTGGAAGCAGCTGCAGGCCTTGCTTACCTGCATCAGATGGGTCATACATTCCTCCCGTACTTTCAGGCCTCTTACATACTTCTTGATAAG CTTTATGCAGTTAAAATTGCCCCGTTCAATTTATTCGCTTCCAACTCATCACGTGCCGGAAGAACGATGAGCAAGAACAGCATAGGTGCAGAACCCATCATAGATATAGAAATTGAAGATGAGGCTGCGACAG TAAGCAGAAGGAAGCAAGACGTGTATGATTTTGGAGTAGTCCTGCTGGAGATATTAACCGGCTTAGCCCTTGGGAGGAACAGGTGGAGTCCAGAGTATAGTTCAAGGATCGCATGGATTAGAAAACGAGTATTGGAGAGAGAGAACCTGGTAACTTTGATGGACTCCAACATGGGAAGCTATCCTCATGATGATGCGTTTCAAGTGGCTCAGATGGCAGTCCGTTGCCTTGAACAGGATCCTCAGGACCGGCCCAAGATGCCACAAGTTGAGAGGACACTAAGGCAAATTAAGATCGAAGAAATCTCCTTTGCTATTATCACCGACAGAGTTAACAGCATGCCTTCTGATCTGCAGGAAGGGATCATAGTCGAATAG
- the LOC116195397 gene encoding probable serine/threonine-protein kinase PIX13 isoform X2 translates to MGICWGSPDFPTPSFRRSFPNGIDLTISSTSDTASSAVASSRNTSDAVVETPDVLNSPFHDEELRVFKFTELKAATDSFSHSLGESRFDGKDMIYWGWLHAGRVGPEREIAVNILEFPTKPSRLQRKIMRAKVKSYGCRSHANLARLVGYCLNGRKLFLVYKSEHHYFSLEDYLYRSSSDVADKRKAALPPLPWYRRIQVAVEAAAGLAYLHQMGHTFLPYFQASYILLDKLYAVKIAPFNLFASNSSRAGRTMSKNSIGAEPIIDIEIEDEAATVTNSLTNLDWSSKQKEARRV, encoded by the exons ATGGGAATCTGTTGGGGTTCTCCCGATTTCCCGACTCCGAGCTTCCGCCGTAGCTTTCCCAATG GAATTGATCTGACAATAAGCAGCACAAGCGACACTGCATCTTCGGCAGTTGCTAGCAGCAGGAATACCTCGGACGCTGTTGTGGAGACCCCTGACGTGCTTAACTCGCCTTTTCACGACGAGGAATTAAGGGTCTTCAAATTCACAGAGCTGAAGGCTGCTACGGACAGTTTTTCGCATTCACTTGGTGAGTCCCGTTTCGATGGAAAGGACATGATTTACTGGGGATGGCTCCATGCAGGAAGAGTGGGACCGGAGCGCGAGATAGCCGTCAACATACTAGAGTTCCCGACAAAGCCAAGTAGGCTGCAGCGTAAA ATAATGCGAGCCAAGGTCAAATCCTATGGCTGTCGATCTCACGCCAACCTCGCCCGACTGGTGGGGTACTGCTTGAACGGCAGAAAATTGTTCCTTGTGTACAAGTCTGAGCATCATTACTTCAGCTTGGAAGATTACCTATATAGAA GTTCATCTGATGTAGCGGACAAGAGAAAAGCAGCACTTCCACCACTTCCATGGTACCGAAGAATTCAGGTAGCTGTGGAAGCAGCTGCAGGCCTTGCTTACCTGCATCAGATGGGTCATACATTCCTCCCGTACTTTCAGGCCTCTTACATACTTCTTGATAAG CTTTATGCAGTTAAAATTGCCCCGTTCAATTTATTCGCTTCCAACTCATCACGTGCCGGAAGAACGATGAGCAAGAACAGCATAGGTGCAGAACCCATCATAGATATAGAAATTGAAGATGAGGCTGCGACAG TCACTAACTCACTTACCAATTTGGATTGGAGCAGTAAGCAGAAGGAAGCAAGACGTGTATGA